CGACTCAGCATCCAGCGTCACTTCGACATATTTACCAATTCTCACCTGTTCCACATTGTCATAGCCCATGTGTTTCAGTCCAGACTGTACTGCCACACCAGCCGGGTCTAAAACCGAAGGCCGCAGAGTAACATAGATTCGAGCCTGATATTTCAACACAACCGTTTTCTCACCAATAAAGATCTAGAGGGTGCAGCCTCCCTATTTTAATGTTGCATAGGGTTATGGTTGTGAACCTAACTGAGCTAGCGTAGAAAAAGGCACGGGTTGCGATCGTAACCAGAATCAAGGATGAAACCACAACACACTCGCAGTCAAAGACGAATTTTGAATCTGCTGAAGAACCTCAACCAAGGCATTTCAGCTCAGGATATATATATGGAACTGCGTAACCAGAACCAGGGAATGGGTTTGGCGACAGTTTACCGTGCCTTAGAATCATTAAAACGGGAAGGCGCGGTGCAGGTGCGGATGTTACCCAACGGCGAATCCCTTTACAGTTTGGCACACCAAGACAAACATCACTTGACCTGTCTTGAGTGCGGCAGATCCGTTTCCCTAGATAAATGTCCCGTCCAGGAACTAGAAACCCAACTGCACCGATCGCACCAGTTTAAAATTTTCTATCACACACTGGAATTTTTTGGGCTTTGCAACCAATGTCAAGAAGGGGCTAGGGGTTAGGGGTTAGGGGCTAGGGAAAAGAGGGGGAGTGGGGGAGTGGGGGAGCGGGGGAGTGGGGGAGTGGAAGAATAAATCTTTCCCTTTCCCCTTTTCCCTTTTCTCTTTCCCTTTTCCCTCTCCCTCTTCCCTCTTCCCTAACCCCTAACCCCTAGCCCCGACGCCCTCTTCCCCAGTCTACTTGTAATCGTTTTTACCAATATCTCCGACAATCGATCGCATTCCTTCCAAAGTAGCCGGAATACTGCGCGGGTCGAGAAACATTACCTTACTGCTGTCGCTGCTGCCAATTTTTTGACCCATATCCAAATAATTCTGAGCCAGTAAAAACTGAAGCGCTTCGTGGGCTTGTGGGTCAGAAGCAAGAGTTTTAGCCACAATTTGCAGCGCCTCAGCGGTAGCTTGAGCTTTGAGGACTTGCTGCTGACGTTCCGCTTGCGCTTTCAGAACGATCGCCTTTTGTTGGGCTTCCGCCTCCAAAATAGCAGCTTTTTGACGAGCTTCCGCATCCAAGACTTGCG
This genomic stretch from Aerosakkonema funiforme FACHB-1375 harbors:
- the purS gene encoding phosphoribosylformylglycinamidine synthase subunit PurS, which encodes MLKYQARIYVTLRPSVLDPAGVAVQSGLKHMGYDNVEQVRIGKYVEVTLDAESEDAARQQLDIICDRLLANPVIENYCFELTQLSEAAGVKG
- a CDS encoding Fur family transcriptional regulator, with the translated sequence MKPQHTRSQRRILNLLKNLNQGISAQDIYMELRNQNQGMGLATVYRALESLKREGAVQVRMLPNGESLYSLAHQDKHHLTCLECGRSVSLDKCPVQELETQLHRSHQFKIFYHTLEFFGLCNQCQEGARG